The region AAATTTCAATGCATCATCGAAAACAGTGCATGGTTAGAAAGAAAAAGCatgataaaataaagttatatataCTCACATTGTTGTTTGCTTTACCAATTCAGCCTGATTTAgcatcataaaataaacatgtcccATGTAGTTAGATTTGACAGTGCATTGTTTTCTGACTTGAGGAATGCAAATGGTCTTATATACAGCTGGAAAAGTCAAAATTGCAAGAATAAAATCTGATAATTATGTactaaaaaacaataaatctataccgttttctttttgcttttcctACTTGTTATCTTTTCATTCAGACTGATATATTTAAAGCTTgattcacacagacacagtggaGACAAAGCAGGTATGAGGATAGGAGGAGCAAGAGCTGAGAGGCACTTCACATCAGAGCAAGGATAAGGAGCCaccttgtttaaaaaaagttcaGCAACCTAAATTTTCCATCATTAAAAACAGCCTCTGCTGTGTTGATAAATGGCTATGCTATCAAAGCACTGGTCTTGGAGAGAGCCACCATCTGTGAAACTCTCACTTTCACTCTCATCCTGCAGTCTGTTCGTTCAAACTGACACTGGAGTTGATCTTGCATGTCCATCTCCTGTTTTTGATCTCACAGAAACGATGGTAATGAATACCTGCATCTGTTAAACTGAAGAAATCATAGATGATCAGGATGCAACCTTATTTGtaagataaaataatgatttcaaGACCCATGGTGATTGGCAGCATTCATTATTCCGTTactttgcatgttttatgtgtgtgaatgaaaaaggaggaaaatggCTTCATCCCTGTGTCTTCTTCTCTGATGAGGTGTGCTAGGGGGTCGCCTTCCTCGCACTGACGAGGTAGCCCTTAGCCTTGATGATGCCCCTGCTCTTGACAATAATGGAGTAGCGCAGGACCCACTCAAGCCTCCAGTCGGCGATTTTCAGGTCCTGCGTTCCCTCCTGCACCGCCTCCTGGAATGTGGCTGCCGACATCAGCTCTGGATGAAAACATGAGACCAAGGGAGCAGCTCTTTAAAACTcactaagaaaaaaaatctacaggTACATGTGAACTACGGTATGCAGCTTACACTCTGCAAAGAACATAGAAATGAGATTCACGAGTAAGACATAACTTACAAGATAAAGCTGgcctttttctttatttttcttattgtctataactcccatgaaaagaccaaaatcaataATGCACAAGTATGTCGCTCAATACTCTCTGACTTTCCTGCCCTTGCTGTGGCACTCACAGGGTTTCTGCAGGCTTCACCAagttaaatttaagactttttaagacattttttaataCCACATAGAATGCAATTTGATACCTATTTTACGGTCAAAGcgcaatgtgaaataaatgtcaattcatttaaagaaccagtgtgtaggatttagtggcatctagtggtgaggttgcaacTGAATACTCCTCGCCTCCCCTTCCCCacccaagcatgtaggagaacctacagggTCCAAGAAAGGCcttttaagacttttcaagaCCCGCAGACACCCTGCACTCAGCCCCAAGTCTAATTATTCTGACTGAGgagaaatctttaaaaagtgGTCACCAGTATATAGTCTAATTTTTAAAAGGCTATAGTAGCTTAAGGTACTATAGCCATAGAAtagcttaaaaaaaatctatagtGCCCAAGTTTGTTTcccccagtgcaacagtgtggctcattgatgagttttaatagttttacaATGGAGTTGTATGGCACAGAAGGAGAATTTATACCAGGCGTTGACCATAGAGACAACTCTTGTTAGTATATCAAGTAATTAATTTATtgccaaaaaaagaaatgagaaaaatcaCACATACACTTATTCTTTAGTGTATGATTAAGGAGTAAGCACTTGATTTGGTATATCTGAACCTTTTGGCATCTAGAAACTTCACAATTTCTATGGAGCTATttccctatctttattcaagagcgtggtatatcaatttgagagcataatttattgatttcacgtttaattttgtaatttgtccctcaaaaccctgccctcgcactcaaatagcctctgcttgcgcttagatttgctctgtttctgctcaaattgtgtgcttgcactcaaatataatgttgcttgcacagatttcctgcgTTCAAGCTTCAGCTCTTCTCCTCACACTCAGGCTACTTCTGCGCACTCGTGAAACTTCTGCTCTtgttctgctcctctgctcttggattttttgtgcaacaaccctgtcaaaatcccccaaccaatagaaggccaggtctagtgttgaccaatgaaatgatccctgcctcctTGCGAGCTTGTTCGCTTTACTTCTTAGAGCGTCCCGTACGAGCGGGTACTCTTTAACTGGGTTCATCCACTCCAGCCCTCCAGGGCTTTATAAAATGTACTTCCCttgctttatttatgttaattacaaaatttgaacgtgaaatcaataaattatgctctcaaattgatataCCACattcttgaataaagatagggaaATAGCTCCATAAATTTCCTTCATCATGAATAAGAAAAGGTGCAAGTgtggattaaaaaacaaatcaaatcaaacagacCTATCTGACAGACGGAAAAAAGAATCTGACTTTCACCTTTGGGGTCATTGTGTGTGAGCAGCTGGATGTCAAACTCCTTAGCGAAGGCTGTCAGGTCAGGAGGCATCACACAGCAGGAGGCCAGGTTGACCTGGTTACTGCTGGGCTTCACCTGGTTCAAGAGAGGGGATGTGGTCATAGACTGGCTCTGTCTGCAGTATAAGTACACTGGCtcataacagaaaaacacattaacacctATTATCAAAAAGTTAACATATCAGTTGCCTCTAAAGATGAAACAAATTAGGGTTCACATACATAAGATTTCCTCTCACCTGAGCCCAGTTGTAGAGCTGTTCCAGCAGATCTTTGTCCAGGTCAGAGGTGCCAATTGCTGCAATCCTCTGGCTTCTGACCAGAGCCTCCAGCTCCTCCCAGGCTGGCTGAAGGTGGGCCAAAGGTTGGCTGTCACCCTCCAGGGGCCCAGGTGGCGCTATGATAACAGAGTCAAGCTGGGACACTGCCAGTGTCTGACAGGCTAGAGATGAGACACAAACAAGGCGGAATCACCAGTAAAGTTCAGTTTATCTTTGAGAACCTGAGATTAAATGAGTTCATATCAACTGTGTGTCATTTTGAGGATTTTCCTGAAAAGATTAGAAGCTTACCCATCTCCACTGCATCTCTGATGGAGGACTGACCCGACTCACACAAGAACAGCTTGACTGCAAAAACAAAGCACTTCTACTTATTACTACTTTACTACTACTTAATACTTGTTTTAACTATTTactactttatttattatttgttcagTCTGTCATTAATTAGTTACACTCTGATCAATTATTCACCCATTGAATTGGGTGATTTTCTTTACAAATGACTTGGTGGTCCTTAAAAAAGGGGAGGCAAGTAAATGAAAACCTTAACATGTTTCAATTGGAATGTGTGTGCAGGTATGCTTTTTAAACAGCCTTATACCTACAGCTACATTTTTGTTAACTGTACAGTAAATCACTACTGGACTACAAGGAGAAGAAATCAGGTTGATGCAAGGAATTGGAGAATGTCTGGTTTCTCCTGCGCTGACATGCAGCTGCTCATCAGTCACATTTCTGACACTA is a window of Thunnus thynnus chromosome 8, fThuThy2.1, whole genome shotgun sequence DNA encoding:
- the gclm gene encoding glutamate--cysteine ligase regulatory subunit; the protein is MDPQNTNMNTEAKKLLNHAKTLRLHTGNLVNRSRLKKKCPCSPSEELQDCIQATLSDWFSTSKPPSEVLPDTLDCSIPQATDAITPEEREELKVSVKLFLCESGQSSIRDAVEMACQTLAVSQLDSVIIAPPGPLEGDSQPLAHLQPAWEELEALVRSQRIAAIGTSDLDKDLLEQLYNWAQVKPSSNQVNLASCCVMPPDLTAFAKEFDIQLLTHNDPKELMSAATFQEAVQEGTQDLKIADWRLEWVLRYSIIVKSRGIIKAKGYLVSARKATP